Proteins encoded in a region of the Methylosinus trichosporium OB3b genome:
- the ggt gene encoding gamma-glutamyltransferase, protein MKRLFAVAVVIFLAFAAAAEPVATGRRGMVVTEHRLASEIGLSVLKAGGNAIDAAVAVGYALAVVHPCCGNLGGGGFLLLHRADGEERFLDFRESAPAAASADMYLDASGGVIPDASRIGFRAVGVPGTVLGLESAREKYGRLPRESLIAPAIMLAEQGFTLEESDLPPLRAARRLKDDPAAARIFFRADGSPLQAGDRLVQSDLARLLREIAARGPRAFYEGRVPQAIERAAAAANGVISALDFMRYRVEERAPVRCAYRGYAILSSAPPSSGGVALCEIANILEGYDLAGLGFHTPQSLHLMIEAERHAFKDRNLLLGDPDFMRNPVERLTSKPYAADIRAKISPEHATRSADLGRGAELRERMETTHYSILDEEGSAVAVTYTLNGVFGAQVMAPETGVLLNDEMDDFSARPGASNGFGLVQGGANAIAPGKRPLSSMSPTIVTKGGKVALVLGSPNGPRIISVTLQTLLNVVDHHMSLERAVSAPRIHHQWLPDVVLAEPGALTQETRRRLEEMGHSIEDHAPFGACEAIAVEGGVIAGVNDPRSPAGAARGY, encoded by the coding sequence ATGAAACGCCTATTCGCCGTCGCCGTTGTTATCTTCCTCGCCTTCGCCGCCGCGGCAGAGCCCGTGGCGACCGGGCGGCGCGGCATGGTCGTCACCGAGCACAGGCTCGCGAGCGAGATCGGGCTCTCGGTGCTGAAAGCGGGCGGCAACGCCATCGACGCCGCGGTGGCCGTCGGCTATGCGCTCGCGGTCGTGCATCCTTGCTGCGGCAATCTCGGCGGCGGCGGATTTCTGCTGCTGCATCGCGCCGATGGTGAGGAGCGCTTTCTCGATTTCCGTGAGAGCGCGCCGGCGGCGGCGTCCGCCGACATGTATCTCGACGCCTCGGGCGGCGTCATTCCGGACGCGAGCCGCATCGGCTTTCGCGCCGTCGGCGTTCCGGGAACCGTGCTCGGCCTCGAGAGCGCGCGCGAAAAATACGGGCGCCTGCCGCGCGAGAGCCTGATCGCGCCGGCGATCATGCTCGCCGAGCAGGGCTTCACGCTCGAGGAGAGCGATCTGCCACCATTACGGGCGGCGCGGCGGCTGAAGGACGATCCCGCCGCCGCGAGGATTTTCTTTCGCGCCGACGGCTCGCCTCTGCAGGCGGGCGATCGACTCGTGCAGAGCGATCTCGCGCGTCTGCTGCGCGAAATCGCGGCGCGAGGGCCGCGCGCCTTTTACGAAGGGCGCGTTCCGCAGGCGATCGAACGCGCCGCCGCGGCCGCGAACGGCGTCATTTCCGCCCTCGATTTCATGCGCTATCGCGTCGAGGAGCGCGCGCCCGTGCGCTGCGCCTATCGCGGCTATGCGATCCTCTCCTCGGCGCCGCCGAGCTCGGGCGGCGTCGCGCTCTGCGAGATCGCCAATATTCTCGAGGGCTATGACCTCGCCGGCCTCGGCTTTCACACGCCGCAGTCGCTGCATCTCATGATCGAGGCGGAGCGCCATGCATTCAAGGACCGCAATCTTCTGCTCGGCGATCCGGATTTCATGCGCAATCCGGTCGAGCGGCTGACCTCCAAACCCTATGCCGCCGACATACGAGCGAAAATATCGCCCGAGCATGCGACGCGCTCCGCGGATCTCGGGCGCGGCGCTGAGCTGCGCGAGCGGATGGAGACCACGCATTACTCCATCCTCGACGAGGAGGGCTCCGCCGTCGCCGTGACCTACACGCTCAACGGCGTGTTCGGCGCGCAGGTCATGGCGCCGGAGACGGGCGTGCTGCTCAATGACGAGATGGATGATTTTTCCGCGCGGCCGGGCGCATCCAACGGCTTCGGTCTGGTGCAGGGCGGCGCCAATGCGATCGCGCCGGGCAAGCGGCCGCTCTCCTCCATGTCGCCGACCATTGTGACGAAGGGCGGCAAGGTCGCGCTCGTGCTCGGCAGCCCCAATGGTCCGCGCATCATCTCGGTGACGCTGCAGACATTGCTGAACGTCGTCGATCATCACATGAGCCTCGAGCGGGCGGTGTCGGCGCCGCGCATTCACCACCAATGGCTGCCCGATGTGGTTCTCGCCGAGCCGGGCGCGCTCACACAGGAGACGCGGCGACGGCTCGAGGAGATGGGCCACAGCATCGAGGATCACGCGCCCTTCGGCGCCTGCGAGGCGATCGCCGTCGAAGGCGGCGTGATCGCCGGCGTCAATGATCCGCGCTCGCCGGCGGGCGCCGCGCGCGGCTATTGA
- a CDS encoding phytochelatin synthase family protein: MMTIPRRSFVALLARVAFTLALAVSAARAERLPLAENLVDLRSAQGREWLLEADAREAYWPLAAEFVSQTNGAFCGVATLVMVLNSLEVAAAGVDAASFTQENVFSDRTEAIVRRDSILQRGMTLDELGALFASFGLSARAVHAAASSLEEFRALAVDHLSRKRRHVVVNYLRSALGQQRGGHISPLAAYDGKTDRFLVLDVARYKYPPVWIAAAELYAAMNTIDAGNDGRSRGFVLVGGEALGSSE, from the coding sequence ATGATGACGATCCCCCGCCGCTCATTTGTTGCACTGCTCGCGCGCGTCGCCTTCACTCTCGCTCTCGCCGTCTCCGCGGCGCGGGCGGAACGGCTGCCGCTCGCGGAAAATCTCGTCGATCTGCGCAGCGCGCAGGGGCGCGAATGGCTCCTCGAAGCCGATGCGCGCGAGGCCTATTGGCCGCTCGCGGCCGAGTTCGTCAGCCAGACCAATGGCGCCTTCTGCGGCGTCGCGACGCTGGTGATGGTGCTCAACAGCCTCGAGGTCGCCGCGGCCGGCGTCGATGCGGCGAGCTTCACGCAGGAGAATGTGTTCAGCGACCGCACCGAGGCGATCGTGCGTCGCGACAGCATTCTGCAGAGGGGCATGACGTTGGACGAGCTCGGCGCGCTCTTTGCGAGCTTCGGCCTTTCGGCGCGCGCGGTCCACGCCGCTGCGTCCTCGCTCGAGGAGTTCCGCGCGCTCGCGGTCGATCATCTGTCGCGCAAGCGGCGTCACGTCGTCGTCAATTATCTGCGCTCGGCGCTCGGACAGCAGCGCGGCGGGCATATTTCGCCGCTCGCCGCTTATGACGGCAAGACAGACCGCTTTCTCGTGCTCGATGTGGCGCGCTACAAATATCCGCCCGTGTGGATCGCCGCCGCCGAGCTCTATGCCGCGATGAACACCATCGACGCCGGCAATGACGGCCGCAGCCGGGGATTCGTGCTGGTGGGCGGGGAGGCGCTGGGGAGCAGCGAGTAG
- a CDS encoding NADH:flavin oxidoreductase/NADH oxidase, with translation MSGPALFEPIRVRDLTLVNRIVIAPMCQYSAENGCMNDWHLIHLGHLAHSGAALLTIEATAVTPEGRITYGDVGLWNDETESAMRRILDGVRRWSDMPIAIQLAHAGRKASTEVPWQGGAQLAPDHPHGWRTEAPSPIPHAPDEAAPQALDKDGLRRIRDAFASAATRAARLGIELIQLHAAHGYLMHQFLSPLSNRRDDEYGGSPENRMRFPLEVFDAVRSAFPADKPVSVRVSGTDWVEGGWTIDETVAFAKALAARGCDAIHVSSGGLHPAQAIPVGPSYQVPLARAVKSAVDIPVIAVGLITGFEQAEAIVATGDADMIAIARTILYDPRWPWHAAAALGARVRAPRQYLRSQPHQFRSLFDLP, from the coding sequence ATGTCGGGACCCGCTCTCTTCGAGCCGATCCGCGTTCGCGATCTTACACTCGTCAATCGCATCGTGATCGCTCCCATGTGCCAATATTCGGCCGAGAACGGCTGCATGAACGATTGGCACCTCATTCATCTCGGCCATCTCGCGCATTCCGGCGCGGCGCTGCTGACGATCGAGGCGACCGCAGTCACGCCCGAGGGCCGCATCACTTACGGCGACGTCGGGCTGTGGAACGACGAAACGGAATCGGCGATGCGCCGCATTTTGGACGGCGTGCGGCGCTGGTCCGACATGCCGATCGCGATCCAGCTCGCCCATGCGGGCCGCAAGGCTTCGACCGAAGTCCCCTGGCAGGGCGGCGCGCAGCTCGCCCCCGATCACCCGCACGGCTGGCGGACCGAGGCGCCCTCCCCCATTCCCCATGCGCCCGACGAGGCGGCTCCGCAGGCGCTCGACAAAGACGGGCTGCGCCGCATTCGCGACGCCTTCGCGAGCGCGGCGACTCGCGCGGCGCGGCTCGGGATCGAGCTCATCCAGCTGCATGCGGCGCATGGCTATCTGATGCACCAATTCCTCTCGCCACTCTCCAATCGGCGCGACGACGAGTATGGCGGCTCGCCGGAAAACCGCATGCGCTTTCCGCTCGAGGTGTTCGACGCCGTTCGCTCGGCCTTTCCCGCCGACAAGCCGGTGTCCGTGCGCGTCTCGGGAACGGATTGGGTCGAGGGCGGCTGGACGATAGACGAGACCGTCGCTTTCGCGAAAGCGCTGGCGGCGCGCGGCTGCGACGCCATTCACGTGTCGAGCGGTGGCTTGCATCCGGCGCAGGCGATTCCCGTCGGGCCGAGCTATCAGGTTCCGCTCGCCCGCGCCGTCAAGAGCGCGGTCGATATTCCGGTGATCGCCGTCGGGCTCATCACCGGCTTCGAGCAGGCGGAGGCGATCGTCGCGACCGGCGACGCCGACATGATCGCGATCGCGCGCACCATTCTCTATGATCCGCGCTGGCCCTGGCATGCGGCGGCGGCGCTCGGCGCGCGCGTGCGCGCGCCCCGGCAATATCTGCGGTCGCAGCCGCATCAATTCCGGTCTTTGTTCGACCTTCCTTGA
- the ppsA gene encoding phosphoenolpyruvate synthase, protein MTDAAANVVWLEQVTREDVASVGGKNASLGEMIIHLTSRGVRTPPGFATTADAFRRFLSSNDLTKCIAATLAELEDGRVALAEAGATIRGAILRGRWSPEMASAIVEAYRELGRRVGAAEPDVAVRSSATAEDLPNASFAGQQETYLNIRGERALLDACRRCYASLFTDRAIAYRKAQGFDHMKVALSVGVQLMVRSDIGGAGVMFSLDTETGFDKVVLIDAAFGLGETVVQGAVDPDEYVVFKPFLSDAALTPIIEKKRGAKTIKMIYAQDGDKPTRVVPTSKAERAAFVLADAEILELARWARLIEEHYGRPMDMEWAKDGETGLLYIVQARPETVQSRRGASALATYHIRRKGRMICSGLAIGDAVTSGEICVIEDVRDIGRFVDGAILVTRTTDPDWAPIMKRAAAIVTEHGGRTSHAAIVSRELGLPAIVGASDATRLLHDQQTVTLSCAEGDTGFVYEGVADFEAEELDLSAVPETRVKVMLNLADPAAAFRWWRLPADGVGLARMEFVVNNDIKIHPMALVGFDSLKDEEAKRKIAEATIGYDDKTEYFVDRLSRALGRIAAAFHPRPVIVRMSDFKTNEYAQLIGGAQFEPKEENPMIGFRGASRYYSPRYRDGFALECRAIRRLREEMGFANVVVMIPFCRSPKEADRVLETMAANGLKRGENGLQVYVMCEIPSNVILAKAFAERFDGFSIGSNDLTQLTLGVDRDSAELAQLFDEQDEAVKWMIRTVIASAREAGAKVGLCGQAPSDHPEFAEFLVECGIDSVSVTPDSFLAVKRHVAAAER, encoded by the coding sequence ATGACCGACGCCGCAGCCAATGTCGTCTGGCTCGAGCAGGTGACGCGCGAGGACGTGGCGAGCGTCGGCGGCAAGAACGCCTCGCTCGGCGAGATGATCATTCATCTCACGAGCAGAGGCGTGCGGACGCCGCCCGGCTTCGCCACCACGGCGGACGCTTTTCGGCGCTTCCTCTCGAGCAATGATCTCACCAAATGCATCGCCGCGACTCTGGCCGAGCTCGAGGACGGGCGCGTCGCGCTCGCCGAGGCGGGCGCGACCATTCGCGGCGCCATTCTGCGCGGCCGCTGGTCGCCCGAGATGGCGAGCGCGATCGTCGAGGCCTATCGCGAGCTCGGCCGGCGCGTCGGCGCGGCGGAGCCGGACGTCGCCGTGCGGTCGAGCGCTACCGCCGAGGATTTGCCGAATGCGAGCTTCGCCGGGCAGCAGGAGACCTATCTCAATATTCGCGGCGAGCGCGCGCTGCTCGACGCCTGCCGGCGCTGCTACGCCTCGCTGTTCACCGACCGCGCCATCGCCTATCGCAAGGCGCAGGGCTTCGACCATATGAAGGTCGCGCTGTCGGTCGGCGTGCAGCTCATGGTGCGCTCGGACATCGGCGGGGCGGGCGTGATGTTCTCGCTCGACACCGAGACCGGCTTCGACAAGGTCGTGCTGATCGACGCCGCCTTCGGGCTCGGCGAGACGGTCGTGCAGGGCGCCGTCGATCCGGACGAATATGTCGTGTTCAAGCCCTTCCTCTCCGACGCCGCGCTGACGCCGATCATCGAGAAGAAGCGCGGCGCCAAGACGATCAAGATGATCTATGCGCAGGACGGCGACAAGCCGACGCGCGTCGTTCCGACCTCGAAAGCCGAGCGCGCCGCTTTCGTCCTCGCCGACGCGGAAATTCTCGAGCTCGCGCGCTGGGCGCGTCTCATCGAGGAGCATTACGGCCGGCCGATGGATATGGAATGGGCCAAGGACGGCGAGACCGGCTTGCTCTACATCGTGCAGGCGCGCCCAGAAACGGTGCAGTCGCGCCGCGGCGCGAGCGCGCTCGCGACCTATCACATTCGTCGCAAGGGCCGGATGATCTGCTCGGGCCTCGCGATCGGCGACGCCGTGACGTCCGGCGAGATTTGCGTGATCGAGGATGTGCGCGACATCGGCCGTTTCGTCGATGGCGCGATATTGGTGACGCGCACCACCGATCCCGATTGGGCGCCGATCATGAAACGCGCCGCCGCCATCGTCACCGAGCATGGCGGCCGCACCTCGCATGCGGCCATCGTCAGCCGCGAATTGGGATTGCCGGCGATCGTCGGCGCGAGCGACGCGACGCGCCTGCTGCACGACCAGCAGACCGTCACTCTCTCCTGCGCCGAGGGCGACACAGGATTCGTCTATGAAGGCGTCGCCGATTTCGAAGCCGAGGAGCTCGACCTCTCCGCTGTTCCGGAAACACGCGTGAAGGTGATGCTCAATCTCGCCGATCCGGCGGCGGCCTTTCGCTGGTGGCGTCTTCCAGCCGATGGCGTCGGCCTCGCGCGCATGGAGTTCGTCGTCAATAACGACATCAAGATTCACCCGATGGCGCTCGTTGGCTTCGACAGCCTTAAGGACGAGGAGGCCAAGCGTAAGATCGCCGAGGCGACGATCGGCTATGACGACAAGACGGAATATTTCGTCGACCGTCTGTCGCGCGCGCTCGGACGCATCGCGGCGGCATTCCATCCGCGGCCGGTCATTGTGCGCATGAGCGATTTCAAGACCAATGAATACGCCCAATTGATCGGCGGCGCGCAGTTCGAGCCGAAAGAAGAAAATCCGATGATCGGATTTCGCGGCGCCTCGCGCTATTATTCGCCGCGCTATCGTGACGGTTTCGCGCTCGAATGCCGCGCCATCCGCCGGCTGCGCGAGGAGATGGGCTTTGCCAATGTCGTCGTGATGATCCCCTTCTGCCGCTCGCCGAAGGAGGCGGACCGCGTGCTGGAGACGATGGCGGCCAATGGGCTGAAGCGCGGCGAGAATGGCTTGCAGGTCTATGTGATGTGCGAGATTCCGTCCAATGTCATTCTGGCGAAGGCCTTCGCCGAACGTTTCGACGGCTTCTCCATCGGCAGCAACGACCTCACGCAGCTGACGCTCGGCGTCGACCGCGATTCGGCCGAGCTCGCGCAATTGTTCGATGAGCAGGACGAGGCGGTGAAATGGATGATCCGCACGGTGATCGCGAGCGCGCGCGAGGCCGGCGCCAAGGTCGGCCTGTGCGGGCAGGCGCCGAGCGATCATCCGGAATTCGCCGAATTCCTGGTCGAATGCGGCATCGATTCCGTGTCGGTGACGCCCGACAGCTTTCTGGCGGTGAAGCGCCATGTGGCGGCGGCGGAACGATGA
- a CDS encoding TonB-dependent siderophore receptor produces the protein MDSTLAAMAVSAFALGAPSAPAEAAIPPQNVMADAVQDYAIPAGSMSTALTAFAERNGFHLLYDARATRRLTSPGLSGRYKLREGLDRLLAGTGYAYRFADVEGNVSIVLAQADTVRNDAGAEALPTIDIGADEKKRTNHADKPGDSQHGSGLGGRFTGYNVTGPSVTGKSDISILKTPFSVQVVPRQALDDQGAISVQDGIVGNVSSVQPNGNLFYDGFTIRGLPNASIYRQNLKAPNITHLQTANLQSIEVLKGPAAMLFGRLEPGGVVNLVVKRPLADPYFSVQEQAGSWGRTRTSVDATGPLTDDKSWLYRMNVSFDRSDSFRDFVFNQDAFVAPTLTYQPTEQFRLNIDAEYQNEIFVSDYNNVIPAVGNRPANIPISRYLQDPAVTAANPSRMDRKFIGFDWTYEFDKDWSLTNRFSYTAIDWAQRVATFDNIDEKTGDITRGVWDVDNQRNYLATNLDLHGKFETGPFQHSILVGFDYFKEADNDAGVSGPVDSVGSINMYAPTYSFSTYAKPQNNFYWRFRQSWKGVYAQDYISFLNDKVHLLLGGRYDWANYGYGEGNSSYAQTTAAYDSNTGFGYLGSSDKAFSPRVGVVLQPTEWVSFYGSYSQSFGTTNGLPVPGQPPFRPQKGEQFEGGVKAELLDGRLTASMAYFAITKSGILQTVGLTPYQTPVGEIESNGFEVDIAGRIDDNWSLIGNYSHDTVRITKDANVANIGRRLINAPIDSGNIWVKYDADGEFKGLSLGGGLNVVGERQGDNANTFQLPAYASANAMIAYSFQPPELPWTKNVTVQLNVKNLFDSVYYVNSQSRGIIMPGAPRTFLASIRAEF, from the coding sequence ATGGATTCGACGCTGGCGGCGATGGCGGTGAGCGCTTTTGCTCTCGGAGCGCCATCCGCCCCGGCGGAGGCGGCTATTCCGCCGCAGAATGTGATGGCCGACGCCGTGCAGGATTACGCGATTCCGGCGGGCTCCATGTCCACCGCGCTCACCGCCTTCGCGGAGAGAAACGGCTTTCATCTGCTCTATGATGCGCGCGCGACGCGGCGCCTGACCTCGCCCGGACTCTCCGGCCGTTACAAGCTGCGCGAGGGGCTGGATCGACTGCTCGCCGGCACGGGCTACGCCTATCGCTTCGCCGATGTCGAAGGCAATGTGTCGATCGTGCTGGCGCAGGCCGATACGGTGCGCAACGACGCCGGCGCCGAGGCGCTGCCGACAATCGACATCGGAGCCGATGAAAAGAAGCGGACCAATCACGCCGATAAGCCGGGCGACAGCCAGCACGGCTCCGGGCTCGGCGGCCGCTTCACCGGCTATAATGTCACCGGACCGTCCGTCACCGGCAAATCCGATATTTCGATTCTGAAGACGCCTTTCAGCGTTCAGGTGGTGCCCCGGCAGGCGCTCGACGACCAGGGGGCCATTTCGGTCCAGGACGGCATCGTCGGCAATGTCAGCAGCGTCCAGCCCAACGGCAACCTCTTCTACGATGGCTTCACCATCCGCGGGCTGCCCAACGCCAGCATCTATCGGCAGAATCTGAAAGCGCCGAACATCACGCATCTGCAGACCGCCAATCTGCAGTCGATCGAGGTGCTCAAAGGGCCGGCGGCGATGCTGTTCGGTCGGCTCGAGCCTGGCGGCGTGGTCAATCTGGTGGTGAAGCGCCCGCTCGCCGATCCCTATTTCTCGGTGCAGGAGCAAGCGGGATCCTGGGGGAGGACGCGCACGAGCGTCGATGCGACCGGGCCGTTGACCGACGACAAGAGCTGGCTCTATCGCATGAACGTCTCGTTCGACCGCAGCGACTCTTTTCGAGACTTCGTCTTCAATCAGGACGCCTTCGTCGCCCCGACGCTCACCTACCAGCCGACCGAACAGTTTCGGCTGAACATCGACGCGGAATATCAGAACGAGATCTTCGTCTCGGATTACAACAATGTGATTCCGGCAGTCGGAAACCGGCCCGCCAACATTCCGATCAGCCGCTATCTTCAGGATCCGGCGGTGACGGCCGCCAATCCGAGCCGCATGGACCGCAAGTTCATCGGCTTCGACTGGACCTATGAATTCGACAAGGATTGGAGCCTGACCAATCGATTCAGCTATACGGCGATCGACTGGGCGCAAAGAGTCGCGACTTTCGACAATATCGACGAGAAAACGGGCGATATCACGCGCGGCGTGTGGGATGTGGACAATCAGCGAAATTATCTCGCCACGAATCTCGACCTCCACGGTAAATTCGAAACCGGCCCCTTCCAGCACTCCATTCTGGTCGGCTTCGACTATTTCAAAGAGGCCGACAATGACGCCGGCGTGTCCGGCCCCGTAGACAGCGTCGGCTCGATCAACATGTATGCTCCGACTTACAGTTTTTCTACCTATGCGAAGCCGCAGAATAATTTCTATTGGAGGTTTCGCCAGAGCTGGAAAGGCGTCTATGCGCAGGACTATATCTCGTTCCTGAACGATAAAGTGCATCTGCTGCTCGGCGGACGCTACGACTGGGCGAACTACGGCTATGGCGAAGGCAACTCATCCTATGCGCAGACGACGGCGGCATATGATTCGAACACTGGTTTCGGCTATCTCGGATCCTCCGACAAGGCGTTCAGCCCGCGGGTCGGCGTCGTCCTTCAACCCACGGAGTGGGTGTCTTTCTACGGGAGCTATTCGCAGTCCTTCGGCACGACGAACGGCCTTCCCGTTCCCGGCCAGCCGCCTTTCCGGCCCCAAAAGGGCGAGCAATTCGAAGGCGGCGTGAAGGCGGAGCTGCTGGATGGCAGATTGACCGCGAGCATGGCCTATTTCGCCATCACCAAATCGGGCATTCTCCAGACCGTCGGCCTCACACCCTACCAGACGCCGGTCGGCGAGATCGAAAGCAATGGATTCGAAGTCGACATCGCCGGGCGCATCGACGACAATTGGAGCCTGATCGGCAACTACAGCCATGACACCGTCCGCATCACCAAGGACGCCAATGTCGCCAATATCGGGCGCAGATTGATCAACGCCCCGATCGATTCCGGAAACATCTGGGTGAAATATGACGCCGATGGAGAGTTCAAAGGGCTCAGTCTCGGCGGCGGCCTCAATGTGGTCGGCGAGCGGCAGGGCGACAACGCCAATACCTTCCAGCTGCCGGCCTATGCGAGCGCCAATGCGATGATCGCCTATTCCTTCCAGCCGCCGGAGTTGCCCTGGACGAAGAATGTGACCGTGCAGCTCAATGTGAAGAACCTGTTCGACTCCGTCTATTATGTGAACTCGCAGAGCCGCGGCATCATCATGCCCGGCGCGCCGCGCACCTTCCTCGCCTCGATCCGCGCGGAGTTCTGA
- a CDS encoding FecR family protein gives MTHDRDRSPAQEARAAAIEWWVVSRAGFSREERARFEAWRAADPAHAAAYADIERTYAHVRSVRRARRAQAPAKTRRRERLVAGAAVALAASLAIYVAIGPLSIMLRANVATGTGETRVVTLSDGSTVTLDARSAIALRFTEGERRVSLLEGEAWFEVVNDPARPFVVEAGGGTVTDLGTTFDVDIVDGGARVAVGEHSVAVASKGEMVIVEEGRQTSFAAQSPPAQPSPAPRSLAAWRRGSLVFEDRPLGEVLRALGRYRRGFVECATREICARPVTAVLPAGDPRQALREIELFLGLRSVHFTEMMVILYE, from the coding sequence ATGACGCATGACCGCGACCGCTCGCCGGCGCAGGAGGCGCGCGCGGCCGCCATCGAATGGTGGGTCGTCTCGCGGGCGGGTTTTTCGCGCGAGGAGCGGGCCCGGTTCGAGGCGTGGCGCGCGGCCGATCCGGCGCATGCGGCGGCCTATGCCGATATCGAGCGCACGTACGCCCATGTTCGCAGCGTGCGGCGCGCCCGGCGGGCGCAGGCGCCGGCAAAGACGCGGCGCCGCGAACGTCTCGTAGCCGGCGCTGCGGTCGCGCTCGCGGCCAGCCTCGCAATCTATGTCGCGATCGGTCCGCTCTCGATCATGCTGCGCGCGAATGTCGCGACCGGAACCGGCGAGACGCGCGTGGTGACGCTGAGCGACGGCTCGACGGTCACGCTCGACGCGCGTTCGGCGATCGCGCTGCGCTTCACCGAGGGTGAGCGGCGCGTGAGCCTGCTCGAGGGCGAGGCCTGGTTCGAGGTGGTGAACGATCCCGCGCGGCCTTTCGTGGTGGAGGCCGGGGGCGGGACGGTCACCGATCTCGGCACGACTTTCGATGTCGACATCGTCGATGGCGGCGCGCGCGTGGCTGTCGGCGAGCACAGCGTCGCCGTCGCCAGCAAGGGCGAGATGGTGATCGTCGAAGAAGGGCGGCAGACGAGCTTTGCGGCGCAGTCGCCGCCCGCGCAGCCGTCGCCGGCGCCGCGCAGCCTCGCCGCCTGGCGGCGCGGCAGCCTCGTCTTCGAGGATCGCCCGCTCGGCGAGGTGCTCCGAGCGCTCGGCCGCTATCGCCGCGGCTTCGTCGAATGCGCGACGCGAGAGATTTGCGCGCGGCCGGTGACGGCGGTGCTCCCCGCCGGCGATCCGCGCCAGGCTTTGCGCGAGATCGAGCTGTTTCTCGGCCTGCGCTCGGTGCATTTCACTGAAATGATGGTCATCCTCTACGAGTGA
- a CDS encoding RNA polymerase sigma factor: MFDDKKSLARDLFERNQRAILRYFTRKVGRDAAPDLVQDAFVRVLGRGQLEAVADPPALLQKIAINLARDFARKRKTETALLRPGQELDDAPSDEAPPEERMEHDRKSRLLDSAVDALPPRCREVFELSMEDMSVAEIARRLGISDRMVRKHLAHAMQICRAALD; this comes from the coding sequence ATGTTCGACGACAAAAAGTCGCTCGCCCGCGACTTGTTCGAGCGCAATCAGCGCGCGATTTTGCGCTATTTCACCCGCAAGGTGGGCCGCGACGCGGCGCCCGATCTGGTGCAGGACGCCTTTGTGCGCGTGCTGGGGAGGGGGCAGCTCGAGGCCGTCGCCGATCCGCCCGCGCTGCTGCAGAAGATCGCCATCAATCTCGCCCGCGATTTCGCCCGCAAGCGCAAGACCGAAACCGCCTTGCTGCGTCCGGGACAGGAGCTCGACGACGCGCCTTCCGACGAGGCGCCGCCCGAGGAGCGCATGGAGCACGACCGCAAGTCGCGCCTGCTCGATTCCGCGGTCGACGCTCTGCCGCCCCGCTGCCGGGAGGTGTTCGAGCTCAGCATGGAGGATATGAGCGTCGCCGAGATCGCGCGGCGCCTCGGCATTTCCGACCGCATGGTGCGCAAGCATCTCGCCCATGCGATGCAAATCTGCCGCGCGGCGCTCGATTGA
- the cobT gene encoding nicotinate-nucleotide--dimethylbenzimidazole phosphoribosyltransferase, whose product MTYQPPVLPPFDPAFAARLRARLDGLAKPPGSLGRLEDLALQLALIQGTEKPRIERVTAFVFAGDHGLTAEGVSAYPSAVTTAMTATFLAGRASVNALAAACGVEVVVVDAGVDADLPAHAGLIDAKIRRGSRNAAVEPALTEAEVEAALIRGSEIAAASGAEALVIGEMGIGNSAAAALIMHRLAPAPLADCVGAGAGHDSEGLARKYAALERAAARTSATEPLAVLGEFGGLEIAMMAGAFLGGAAAGKAMVVDGFISSAAALAALRLSPGLSERLIFAHVSAERGHAGMMAAIGARPLLDLSMRLGEGSGGALAAPLLRAAARLMSETAALEEVLAGRFAL is encoded by the coding sequence TCGCGGCGCGCCTGCGCGCGCGGCTCGACGGCCTCGCCAAGCCGCCGGGCTCGCTCGGCCGGCTCGAGGACCTCGCCTTACAGCTGGCGCTGATCCAGGGAACCGAGAAGCCGCGGATCGAGCGCGTGACGGCATTCGTCTTCGCCGGCGACCATGGACTCACGGCCGAGGGCGTCTCCGCTTATCCCTCCGCCGTCACCACGGCGATGACGGCGACTTTCCTCGCCGGCCGCGCCAGCGTCAATGCGCTGGCCGCCGCCTGCGGGGTCGAGGTGGTGGTCGTCGACGCCGGGGTGGACGCCGATCTTCCCGCCCATGCGGGCCTTATCGACGCCAAGATCCGGCGCGGCTCGCGCAACGCCGCGGTCGAGCCGGCGCTGACCGAGGCCGAGGTCGAGGCGGCGCTCATTCGCGGCTCCGAGATTGCGGCGGCCTCGGGCGCCGAGGCGCTGGTGATCGGCGAGATGGGCATCGGCAACAGCGCTGCGGCGGCGCTGATCATGCATCGTCTCGCTCCGGCGCCTCTCGCCGATTGCGTCGGCGCCGGAGCCGGCCATGACAGCGAGGGTCTCGCGCGTAAATATGCGGCGCTGGAGCGCGCGGCGGCGCGGACGAGCGCGACCGAGCCTTTGGCGGTGCTCGGGGAGTTCGGCGGGCTGGAGATCGCCATGATGGCGGGCGCCTTCCTCGGCGGAGCGGCGGCGGGCAAGGCGATGGTGGTCGACGGCTTCATCTCCAGCGCCGCCGCGCTCGCGGCGCTGCGGCTGTCGCCGGGACTGTCCGAGCGGTTGATCTTCGCCCATGTCTCGGCCGAGCGCGGCCATGCCGGCATGATGGCGGCGATTGGCGCGCGCCCGCTGCTCGATCTCTCCATGCGGCTCGGCGAGGGCAGCGGCGGCGCGCTGGCCGCCCCGCTGCTGCGCGCGGCGGCGCGGCTGATGAGCGAGACCGCCGCGCTCGAGGAGGTGCTGGCCGGACGCTTCGCGCTCTGA